DNA sequence from the Malus domestica chromosome 11, GDT2T_hap1 genome:
cttaagatgttttgaacatgtttaaaaatagagaaattgaatcatattattgctagcctattgtgatgtactacttaaaaaaacaaacaaacaaacaacaaaccacaaaaaaataaattattaaaaaaatactattaaaatgacaaaaatgactttaccttatttgatgcattattttgggatgcctttgaagtttttttgtcttgggggtgttttgtccaaatatttttgttgaagcttggtgacaataaaatcactattcaccttttccattggctttatatatagatatataaagGGTTTTTGAGTTTACATGATATAAGTTGTAGTGAGTCAATGAGGAGATGGGTTAGAACAGTCACTTCAATAAGAGTGGGATTTTAGCCGTTGATGCAAGTGGATCTCATAGTTCTTTAATGGATAACAGTTACTCACATGTGTATGGACAACAATTACTAGCAAAACTCTTATAACGAAAAATGACATAGACTTTTTGGACGAAATGTTCTGTCAAATTATATATCTTAAATGTACAAGTGAACTTAATTTGAGATTCAAAGAAGAACGCggaattgtaattttttttttttcaaagtaggAACAAATTTGAGATTGTATCCtctgcaaaacaaaaaatttgggtaaattacatagtaactcCTCAAGTttaaggtctattacaaccccatacaacatctttaaaacatttcactttcatacctcaagtactattttatttcaatataatatatccattagattttccatctattaatctgttaaatgctgatgtggctggcacatttgtgccacgtggccaaaaaaataattttttaatttttgttttttaaaaagcctaaatcttctaaataaatttatataaaaataataataaaaaaaacccatcttcatcttccccaacCCCCCCTTCCTTACAACCCacccctttcttccccctcccGTCTTTCCCAAACCCACCACACCCATCCTCCACGTCCTCCTCCGCACCCACCCTCGCACCCACCGCGCACCCACCCTTTTCCCTCCACTACACACCTCACTCCTTAAATCCATACCCATTGGGGAAGATGGGATTTGGGTTGTAGGGAAAGGGAgatggttttttcttttcttttcttttctgggttgcaggtagtGTGGAGGGGGGCTTGAGTGAGGTGGGTCGCGGGGTTGGGGGGCGCTATGGTGAGGTTGGTCACATAGGGGGGGTGTTGGGGGGAGGGATAATCACTAGGGGTGGGATGGGGGATCTGGGGAAGGGATGATCATTTGGTGGGGGGTGATCGGATctgggtttgggtttttttttttgggttgaagattcaatatttttttttaatttaaaaaaaaaatttgccacatggcacaaatgtggtagccacatcaacatttaacggatggaaaatctaacggatgtattatattgaaataaaatagtgcttgaggtatgaaagtgaaaagttttaaagatattgtatggagttgtaatagacctcaaacatgaggggttactatgtaatttacccaaaaaatttGCTTTCTAAATTTGGAGAAGAACTTACATACAACTAGGACGTCAATATGACACTAACCCAAATTAATTACTCATGAGTACTTCCACTAGTTGCATGTAATTAAGTTTCTCTCATAAATTTGAGATGGTTGTATAACCAAATTATAACTTCTTCCAAGTTTCAACATCCAACTTCCAACCCAAGTTATGAATTCAACATCAAGGCCGTAAAGATCTTTTGTCTAAGGTTTCCTATATGGTCCTCCAAAGTATGAGACACTCTAGAGCACCATAAAATTTTTGCAAACTCTAAAATATCAGATACCCCGGAGCATCATAAAACTATTGCAGAATATATTCATTGCAGCGTGTATATATGTACATTCTCATGTGCCATTGTGTGTATATAGAGAGGGTTTATCTATGGGTTTACGTGCATGATATAAGTACTAGTGAGTTTATGAGGAAGGAGGGTTTTTGCCTTTTGGGCACCAAGTCATTGTTGGACTGGTCCTGCATAATCCTGCGGTTCATGGAGACGGAGTCCAAAAAGTCTCGAAACCAGCGACAGTCACATGACAATGGGTGGCTGTGCTGCCGAGCGTTGGCAGAGGGGACTCACATGCAAAACGCCTTCCCTACTTTGTCTGCCCCATTTTCTCAACTTGGGAGAAGTGGAAGGATGAACCAATTTGGTCTTACTATCTTTATCCTTGTTTTAAAAAGTTGGTTTTTATGGAAGAAAGAAGCACTCTAGCCCTTTTTTTCCTTCACGCAGGCATTTTTGGGAGGAGGATTTTAAGATaaacatttttaattatttgagttGCATATCTTTAATTTGGTAGTTCAAAAGTTGCGTTAATTCCTCCGCATCTTTTCAATTTGGTTTGcttaaaaaccaaaatgaatGCAGCATCGTAGTTACCATTGAAGTTTAGCTCTAAATTAACTTTCTCACACCACAACTTTCTTACACAACAACTTTACCAAACaaccaaacaataaaaaactttttgaaaaaacaaaagttgtCTCAAATATTCAACAAGGTCTTACTTTGAAAAGCTAAGAATTTGTAAATAAGTTTATATGGAGTGCGATTACTTTTTtccgttgaaattagttttagaGTGAAACCTCAACCTTTTCAAATAGTGCATTCAAAAGAAGATCATTTTAAGATAAATAGAGATTCTTGAGATTGTATTCACCTCAAATATGGGCTAACATAACAATGCTCAACCAAAGATTTTAACACGGCATCTTAGAGCCCTTGTGTTATCTGAAAGCGTTTTTAACCCTCGGAGGATAACTAAATGTGTGTAtggaaatacttttaaaataatagAAAGTGTTTTTGATGAAAGTTCTTTTAATCAATCTCGTACCCCGTCTAATACGGGTCAAGATTCTTAACCGGGTTCAGTCGGGTAACGGGTTTGAACCAATCTAATACACTGGGGTTGCCCatagagctttttttttttggttgggcCAGGAGTTGATAAAACCCGGCCCAAATCAGGTCCTCCTCCTTGTCGCCCGACCTGAACAAAATCAGCTACCCACGGCTTCCTCCATCTGCACAGAAatatgaagaaatcaaatcattcaGTCCGCCATGATTAGCGTTCTTGCTCAGGTTCGAAATTACAAATTCGAAAATTTTAATTTCGATTTGTGGTTTTCTAGtatgaacaaaatttgaaaaatgcaGGAGCGTCTGCTGGGCGCTGCACTCGGAAGCATACTCACGGGGATCGTTGTGTTCGAGCAGCGCAGGTGCATCTACAACTCCATTTCCGGCGCCAAACCTCTACGAGTTTCCCAGGTAGTTTCCAATTTCCTTGTTTAATTATTGCGTTACGGCGTCGTGTTTGTGGCGgctgaaaaccctagctttaGTGTGTAAAGTCTTAATCTTGTTGATTTTTAGCCTTTCCCAATCGGTCATATTAACCTGTTGATGAGGTTTTGGGGAGGATTAGGATTGCTTAATCAGCATACTTGGCTCATTTGTTGTGGAAatatattttgattatttttatcttattttatttttatatgatAATCATTTTCTCTACATGACCCTGTCAATAACGGGGTGATTCTTAAAACACTAGAAAACTTTTGCAATGAATTGTTTAGCTCCTAGCTTGCTGTGATTGAATTCTAATAATTTCAACTTTCAAACTTCTGCAGATTGCAGAGCCCATTTTTGGAAGGAAATCTCGTGCAGAGTTGGCGCACCTTTGGAACAAAGCTGTGGACCAGACATTTCGACCTGTGATCGAGTCTCTTAGTTCATCTGGATGGTAGATATACGCACTGCACTATTTTCGTGACATTAATACGTGCTAAACTGAACTTGCCCCACTTTTGTATTTTTGCATATTTTGAGCAACCAGACATTGATTTCAAAGGCATAATAATTTTGCTGGCaaactatatttttatttttgaatttataTCAGTGAATTATGCTTGTCTTTCTCTTCATGATTCGTGACTTTCAGGATACCTCAAGATGTACGAAAGATAATACAAAAAAGGGAACCCAAATGTTTTGGCCCTTATTGTCAAACcaatctgttgatgcacaaaaccggatggtctttggtacaacgtaaatccaaccgtgaatctgcatgaaatgtaaataacacgagagttatcgtggttcacctcaaagtttgggctacgtccacactgattgtattatatttctctgaaaagtgagggagagagagagctctgagagtgtgagagctttgctctagatatgAGAGACTTAaagtttgtgagggtgaggaggcccttttatagaataaaggctcctcccctttttacatatttgccccttcctttattacataattacatttaagtctcccgagtatttatacgaggtctaaatacgaggccctaaatatggtataaacagtagtctcccaagtcttcaatcaagagagtcttttggttggagacttgaaattcagtccatgtgtaggccgaagtaactagatgttgtcttgaactaatgctcgatatgaggcagtgttgaatctgaaatgatgctcaactagaagtagcacacgttgCGAAGCTCCTCgactcgtggcttatgttgccttggttggctcggcttgtgtcgtttgaaggtgagggagtcccttttatagaataagggttcactcctcaatacatggatgatgggctagaattgatgctctctaatgatggtgagggagtcacttttatagaataagggctcgcttctcagtACATAAAAAAttggtgctctctaatgaaagtgagggagtccattttatagaataagggctcgttcctcaatacataagtaatgggctaagtcccctaagtatttttcatgaggttCAGTTGagacccaatatatggtacatgatgtagtcccccaagtcttcggtcaataaagtatgttggctggagacttcaaattaaatccaTGTATGATGGGCTAGaattgatgctctctaatgatggtgagggagtcccttttatagaataagggctcgctcctcagtacataaacaattggtgctctctaatgaaagtgagggagtcccttttatagaataagggctcgttcctcaatacataagtaatgggctaagtcccctaagtTTTTTTCATGAGGTTCAGTTGagacccaatatatggtacatgatgtagtcccccaagtcttcggtcaataaagtatgttggctggagacttcaaattaaatccatgtatgggccgaaatggcggttgttcggtggctgtatttgtataccctgtactaaagctttgtaggtgaagctgtgcaagtgaagctttgaagctagagctctgtaaatgacgcttttgaagctaaagctctgtaaatgaagctttttaagctgattgacatgagtgatgctcatgaatatttatgttgattgatatgagtaatgctcatagATGTTGTCATGAATGTTagcatgagtgatactcatgaatgtttatatatgaatgacatgagtagtgctcatatataatttggagtactaggcgtacttttgatcacctggttggtggcataaaggagagtacgggttgtacatttcatcacctggttggtggcatgaatggctagttgccaaattagagtacgggttgtacatctcatcacctggttggtggcatgaatgcctagttgccaaatgatattagagtatgggttgtacatttcatcacctggttggtggtaatagtggtgggttgccgaataattgtggagtactgggcgtatttttggtcacctggtttgtgataatagtggcaggttgccgaataattgttgagtactgggcgtacttttgatcgcctggttggagctattttgggcttatgggccttcgccctccacacaacattccagcccatttattttgggctttgcctttttttttttttttaactaccCTCTGATgagggtttatacatattaccctctgatgaggtttatacagatgtcttcgaaatgtaagaaaaataaattacctcATACAAAAAccagaaaagtaaatcacatcattctagtggggtgtttattccttgctatTTTCTGTTCTCCTGTAAAAGGTAATAGTTGCCTGGACAACCTTGACATCACTCACTTGcttttcttgcttttctttAAAATGACAGCTGCCTGGACAGCCTTTTCGACACCGcccatttgtttttctttgtctttctcAAAGAATGAGAATATGCATGATGGTGGGCATCTTCGtcgacaaaagaaaaagtatcatcctggctttttcctttctgtattcattttcttccctttttctttttctatgctCTTTAGCTGTTCCAATTGTTTTAGCAATAATTCCTCTTTTAACAAAAAGATTGTTCTTCGCCATCTCCGTGTGCAGCACCGCCTTCGATTCTGAATCAAAAACCATACCCTGAAGGGCGTCTTTGGCAACAATGGCTTGCTGAAACGACATTCGAGCGGCCACATTCGAACTGCTTGAAGACTTACTACCATATTCTTTGGtgctttctctccctttctctttctctctcttcctcctcctcctaccTCTAATCCTCCATCGCTGATTCTCAATCCAAATCATGAAGAGTGGGATCGATCAGCAAAAATAGCAATGGCGATTACGCAGGAAGAAGACGAGGGCGAGGCGCAGCGGATGCAACGGCGGTGGCGGGTTGGTGTGATCGAGAAACGCGAATCCCGGCGCACTGTAAAAATTCCATTCTCCTTCGAGAGAGCGAATAATGAGATGAAAAAGCGCAATGTGTTAACATCTGGATTATCAACATTAGCGGCCATCCAAGAGTTCTGTGCTATCTGACTGATAACAAAAATGAGGTGTAGAAGAACCGTTGTTGAGAAGTAGAAGAACCCGTTTTTCTGTTTCAGATACTGTATGAACGACTTCAAACATATGCCTcatgtttctctctcttcttgttTAATCAACCGGTCATATGACGCTCTGTGTTGCTTTACTATGTAAGTCTTCTTAATCTCTTTGGACGATATTCCGCTTTGTGCTGAAGTGGCATCTGCAAGCGTTTCAGGACTGGCGGTTTCTTCATGTGCATTGACAAGGTCCTGAAATTCTTGGCTCGACGCCAACAGGTGGTGATAAGAAGCTGCTTGTAGGATCTCCCCATCCAAAAATGCTACCAATTTCAGAGAAATCGACTGACGGAGGCGATGGTAACTCAATTGGCAGAAACGACGGCAGCCATGGAGGAGATGAATCAGTGTGGTGGACTGGGTGtgctgcagcagcagcagcagctgggGCAGCTCCACCGGCACCTGGAGCAGCAACGGCAGCAGCGGCACCGCCACCACCAGCGCCAACATTCAGGATGAGGTCTTCAATGTTCCTCTTCTTGGCGAGCTTGGCGAACAAGCCGGGCTAGTAAAACTCAACAGTGATATTAGCAGCTTTCGCCACTGTTGCAATCTTCTCAGCAGTGATGGGGATGCCATCATCATGAAGGATTAAGGCGGCATAGGTGCAAGCAATCTCTGAAATCGACATCGTTTTTCGCTGAAGGAGATGAGATCTAAGACTGATGGGTGGTAGAAAGCTGCGCGGCTGCAAAACCTCAACATTTTTTGGTCTAGGGTCTTCCGATTTTTCTGCTTTCTGggttttgtagagagagagaggagagaggagagagatggacTGGTTTcttgggggtttttttttttggggaaagctttgggttgttAGATTTTTGCAGGTTCACAGTGGTGATgtttgatgaaaaaatgaaagagtaccgacatagttttttgtgtcaaTTCCCACATAcggcgtcaaatgttgatgcacaaaaccagatggtcttggtacaacgtaaatctgaccgtgaatctgcatgaaatgtaaataacacaagagttatcgtggttcaccccaaggtttggactacgtccacactgattgtattatatttctctgagaagtgggggagagagagagctctgagagtgtgAGATCTTTGCTCTAGATAGAAGAGACTTagagtttgtgagggtgaggaggccattttatagaataagggctcctcccctttttacatatttacccctttCTTTATTATATAATTGTTAGACCAAGTCATAGTCCGCGTGTCGTCTCAAGAGTTCGTGATCAAGTTAAACGTTTATCCACCAAGAGTTAGTTTAGGTTAAGACTCTTTCTGATATTCTTTTCCGTGTAAATCCAAGTCTGATCTTTctgttgtattttttattttcaaatatcCTTGTAAATAGGGATTTCAGTTCCCTGATGTAATCTGGAATGTAGTATAAATACATGCAGCCCATCACTGATTGGGTATGCAATTAAAGTGAAACTGTGAGTGTTCGTAAGTTTTTCATGGTATACGAGCCCTAGCAGTCTAACGACACagatcagttttttttttcttccatggcCGATTCTAGCAACGGTGCTGCAACCCAAACCTCCAACCTCACCAATTCCACCATGAACCCCTTCTCGTCTTTAACCACAGTGGTGAATATTAAGCTGGATCGTACCAATTATCCTTTATAGTTGGCTCAGATCTTACCTGTTCTCAAAAGTCGGGACCTGATGGGTTACGTCGATGGGACGGTTGTTTGCCCTGCCAAACAACTTTCTGGAAGTACAACTACTAATCCTGCGTACACAACATGGGTGCAATACGATCAAATGATACTCAGCTGGATTAATGGGTCGCTCACGCCGTCTGTGCTCTCGGTCGTGGCCAGCAAGAGGACCTCTCGTGCTACCTGGGAGGCTCTCGAGCAACGGTATGCCTCTACGTCCCAGAATCGCATCCTGTTTCTGCGGAACGAACTTctacaaacaaaaaaaggtgATTTGTCGATTGCTGATTATCTTGATAAGATGAATGCTATTTCTGATAACCTTGCCCTAGCTGGCAAACCTGTGGATGATGATGAACTTGTCCAGATTATTTTGAACAATCTTGGGCCTGCTTATGAGATGACAGTGAACGTTGCTCAGGCACGTGATACTCCAATCACGTACCCAACGCTTGAGGCGCTCCTACTGACAACCGAGAGGAGGATGACTGAGCAAGCTGCTCCCCTCATGGAGGATGCTCCTGTTAATGCCTTTGTCACTAccagaggtcgtggtggacgatcTCGTGGAACTGGACAAGGAATGGCTCCAGCTGGACGTGGTGGTGTTGCTGGAAACCAGCGCGGTGCCAATCCCCGCAACAATTATTTCCATAACAGTGTAAGACCTAATTTTGCATGCAATGGTGAAAAGTTCAATAGTGCAGGAGAACGGATTACATGCCAAATTTGTGGAAAACAAGGGCATCCTGCCTTCGATTGTTACCAAAGAATGAATACTGCGTATGAAGGAAGGATCCCAGCCAAGAACCTCACTGCCATGGCCACCTCTCCAATCCCTCTTAACCGACAAAACAATGGTCA
Encoded proteins:
- the LOC103430016 gene encoding uncharacterized protein isoform X1; this encodes MISVLAQERLLGAALGSILTGIVVFEQRRCIYNSISGAKPLRVSQIAEPIFGRKSRAELAHLWNKAVDQTFRPVIESLSSSGWIPQDVRKIIQKREPKCFGPYCQTNLLMHKTGWSLVQRKSNRESA
- the LOC103430016 gene encoding uncharacterized protein isoform X2 translates to MISVLAQERLLGAALGSILTGIVVFEQRRCIYNSISGAKPLRVSQIAEPIFGRKSRAELAHLWNKAVDQTFRPVIESLSSSGW